The Dermacentor albipictus isolate Rhodes 1998 colony chromosome 2, USDA_Dalb.pri_finalv2, whole genome shotgun sequence genome has a segment encoding these proteins:
- the LOC139056320 gene encoding RAB7A-interacting MON1-CCZ1 complex subunit 1-like has protein sequence MFCQSKEGDDDHSWLTANQETFFALLQQGVHHLTAMLNVRRPLSAEDVTVLSGQTDVLELLEKGIYSDVHALSLMYAGEMCYWLVTYSKRWDRPLEMAHALPLGKRLLQDYISAVEGPLQGAGWNCTRARQLLAQLGEVEQC, from the exons ATGTTCTGCCAGAGCAAGGAGGGGGACGACGACCACAGTTGGCTAACGGCCAACCAGGAAACTTTTTTTGCT ctgctgcagcaaggTGTGCACCACCTCACGGCAATGCTCAATGTTCGTCGTCCACTGAGCGCCGAAGATGTCACAGTGCTGTCTGGCCAGACGGACGTGCTGGAACTCCTGGAGAAAG GCATCTACAGTGATGTACATGCACTGTCGCTGATGTACGCCGGCGAGATGTGCTACTGGCTGGTGACGTACTCGAAGCGCTGGGACCGGCCGCTGGAGATGGCGCACGCATTGCCACTTGGCAAGCGGCTGTTACAAGACTACATCAGTGCTGTCGAGGGTCCCCTGCAGGGCGCGGGCTGGAACTGCACCCGAGCCCGGCAGCTTCTGGCGCAACTGGGTGAGGTGGAGCAGTGCTGA